AGACTTCGTTGCTGTTGCTGTATGTGGTAAGCGGATAGAAGTCGCCATCGTAGTATTGGGAAACCTGGCGCCACTCGCCTAGCATGCTTCGGTGAAAATCAAAGTTAATGTCGGTGCGGCGCAGGTCCCAAACCGACACAATGGCGGGTGCCATTTGACTGCGAAATGTGTAGGTGTCGACCGCATTGGTTCCGGTGCCGAAGTAAGGAATCCAATGCGCCATGCCGTACGTCAGTGACTGCATAGCCGTGGGCTCGTAAGCGTAGTCGCTTCGCCAGAGAGGCACCGATCTGCGTAACGATTCGAGCTCGTTTCGGCTTCCGCCGCCAGAGCAGAGGTCGGTGCGCATTTTGGGATTTCGACGGCGCAGTTCATCCCAATATCTCAGATAGCCCTCGACGTGGCGAATCTCACTGATGCCCTGACGCTCCTCCGTATCCTTCGCTCGCCAGTAAGCTAGCGGTGCAATCCCATCGTGCCGGTAAAGGTCAACTCCCTGCTGCTTGATCTGGTGATCGATTGTATCCGTAAGCCACTTGACGGCCTCTGGATTACCAAGGTCGAAAAGCCTGAAACTCTGGCCTGCGTACGGTGGTGGCTGGGGACCGTCCATACGAACCCAGCAAGATAGCGTGAAGTTATCCGAAGCGACGTTCTTAATTTTGACGCCGTAGTTGTTGTCGAATCGAAGTGCGCGGTCGGTGTTTTTTCCGCTTGCGCCCGAGACGTAAACGGGGCCGCCTTTTCCGATTCGCTCGGCGACCGTTCCGCTGCCGGAATCTTCCAGCGTACCGTCGAGTGCGAAGTGACTCACAGGAGCGACAGTCTCCGTTCTTCGAAATAAGGCTGCAATCTCTTCACGGCCCAATGCGACGTCATAGACTCTTGCATCATCGATGTCCCCTGAGATCCCACGCGTTTGATACTGGCGTCCCACTCCCCAGGAGTCGTTCGCATTGAGTTTGCGCGTATTGGTCGAGGTGGCATGCCCATCGAGCTTTCCGTCAATGTAAATCCGAAGATCACTTAAGTTGCGTTGTTTGTCGACGGCACGTGTCGCTGTCACGAGGTGCCAATTGCCATCTGCCAAGGACGTTCGCCCAACAACCGTGTCGTTGTCTGGACCGATGCCAAAGGCGGCGACGTTTTCGATCATCGTCAATCCAGAATCGTCGACATGGCCATTGATTTCTCCTTGGAAAAGCGCATGTCCGGTCCACCAGAAAATGCCGCCACGTCGAAGTAGCCACTCTGGATGGTCGCGAAAGATCGCCGTACCTGGGGTCACCACTTCCGGTGTGAACCAGAGGATCATCTTGCTGTCGTTCTGATGGAGGTAATTGGAGATGGGGCGAAGCCCGCGTGGGAAGCGAACCGGGTCGGGACGCCAGGTGCCAACGTCAAGCCAATAATCCGAAAACTCGTACCACCCGGCATCGATCCACCAGTAGTCCGGCATGATGCCTTCTTCCTGATAGCGCTTGAGAAACTCCAATTGATTCTGCTCTGTGCCGGTCGAGACCTCGATATACTGGGCGGATGCCCCGGCCGCGTGTTGTGGCGGATGAGGGATGCCGTCGACCTTCGGAAGGTTGTGAGCAATCATCCAACGGCGCCATAGATTCTGCGCGCGAATCCAATCATCGCCATTCCAAAACAGCAACGCGATCATGGGACTTCGCACTTCTTCTCCGGGTAACAAGCGAAAGTGTACCTCTTCCTGCCCGGCGCTAATGTGCAGGCTGCGTGCCTTGTCGCGCTGAAGCGTTGCGGCCCACTGGCCAGGCCACCCTACCGCCATGACGACACCACCGCCTGGAAATTCGATGTTCCAAAATGGCAGGTCGTGGCTGGCGGGTAGGCCAGCCTTCGAACTCAATCGTTTTTCGGAATTGGGGTTCAGGCGCGTTTCGCGAGGCGCGTAATCGGTGCCCTCGATGGAAACTAACGAGTGGGTTGCGCCACTTGCGTGATGTAAAATGAACTCGCCTTCGTTGCGGCGCTCAAATGTCGTGTCGATCGGAAAGATGTCCTCGATCAGCGGCGTCGGTTGGTTACTCGTGTTTTTTAGGAAGAGTTTCCATTCAACGACTGGAAAGTCGTGGTATTCGACACCCACGCAACGTACTTGAAGACCCGTTTTAGGGTCGGTGTAGGTCAAGGTGTGTTCCTGGCGGTTGGCATCGAGTTGCTTCTGGACGCGTTGTAGGTCCCAGTGCTTTAAGAATTTACTAGAGTGCCGGCCGCCGTATACAAATGAAAACGGGGCCTCGGGGCTGTAGGCTGAACGTAGCGGACCGATCGGCAACTCACCGAGCTTGACCGTCTCGCCGTTGACCATGGTGACTCGGGCATTCGCCCAGTCCGCTTGATTGAAGTTTACACGTTGGACGATGCCTTCGGGGCGTCCCTCCAGTTGCAATGTGAATTGAGATGCGCCGTTGATGTCGGCTTTGATCGGTACACCCGGCATTCCCTCGGACATTACCTGTGAGTGAAAGGCTTCACGGTCACCGATTTGGACCGATCCCAGAACGCGTCCGCGACCGGCGTTTGAATAGAAACTGGTGACACGATTGCTGTCGACGCCGAATACGGCTTCAAAACTTTCGGCGGCCGCTGGCAAATGCACTTCAATTTTTCCGGCGCTTGCGCAGTGAAGACCTCCGCTGTATGTTGTGTTCGCGATCTTTAATGGAAGGGCACCCGTCTCGACGTAATATACACGCGTCGTAACGGAATTCTTCCTCATCGGTGCGCCGAGAGATCGATCGATTAGGTAGGCTTGTGGTCGTTGTTTTTCTGGGATCCCCTTGAACTTTGCCCCGATCCAGCATCGAGCTTCTTGCTGTTCTACGGGGTGAGCGGCAGCGAGGGGCGGGGGATCCGTCGGAAAGGAAAGAAACAGAAGAACGAAAATCGGCGTGTTACGCATTTCGTGTACCTCCTTCGCAATTTCAATTGCCATTTCTTACGGATCGACAGGGCTATTGTAAAGCCGATGATGACGAATATCGAGTCACCCTCGTTCTGATCCTCGCACGGCCACTCGTGAACTTGAAGGTGTCCTATGAGGATTTTGGTCAGAAAAGCAGTCATCCGGAAGCAGCGTTTAGGCCGAAGTGCTCGTCCTTCTGCCGCGATGCTGCTACCACCGTTCAGCGGTTGATGGACTTTGCCCTCCAGACGACTTCGAGTGGAAAGATTCGCCAGCGATTACCGGTAGGATGAATCCGAAAGTTCACCATCTCGGCATCGATGAAAGCTCCAAATGCGATGAAACCGATTCGCCGAAAAATTCCGTCGTGGGTGCTCAGTGGGTTATGCGGCGCGCGACCAGTCTCTGCCGAACCAACATGAGGGTGGGGTTGCCACTTCTTGTGCGACGCATTCGGGTAGTTTCAATCCGCTGCGGTTGTAATAAAGATTCAGCGTCAACGCAAAAGCACGTTCGGCAATCGTCTGCAAATAAGGTCGATGTTGGCTTGGTTTTGGGTATGCCAGACCAGGCATGACATTCGCTTCCCATACAATCAATTCACCGTCTTTTCCGTAACTGTAGTCAAAGGCGACAAAATCGAGTCCCAGCGCTTTGCGGGCTGCCTGGAGTCGTTCATGGTTTGGATCGGGTGCTCGGATGAAGGCGAGTTCTTCCTGTTCGATTCGAGTGTCGCGAATCGCATTTCGTCCCCGCACTTCCCACTCTTTGGAGCAATGTAAGTTCATCGCCATGCCCAAATCTCCAGCGGCAAAGTATCGGTAGCGACGGGAAAAACCATCCTGTGAGTCCCGCACGTCAATGAACTCAACGGCGATTGGGTGCTCAAACTGATGGAGTGGAACTTCAAGGAGTTCACGCAAATCTTTCACCAGGTAAATTGGCAGGCGCCCTGCATGTGCCCGGTCTTCGCGAATCAGTAGGGGGAATTCTAGTTCCGCCTTGTGTAAGCATCGCTCGGGGTGACGGATGTCGTTGATCGGCGTTGCCCGGGGCGTTCGGATTCCGACGCTTCGCACGAATTCTGCGCCCGTCGATTTGGCCGTTCGCAATAGGTGGTCAACCGGGTTGATGACGGCGATTCCTCGTTGCCGACAAGCTTCCTCAATTCGCTTTAAGCGACCGTAAACGATTGGTGATTCGTGCAGCAGTGGATCGGGTAGCCAGGGTACGAGGAGTCGGATTCGGGACCAATCGCGAGGCGAGTAGGGGAGCGAATGTAATGCGAATCGTGAACGCACCGCGGGCTTTTCCGTTTCCAGCCAGCGCACGAATCCGTCGTAGTATTTCGTTAAATGAGCCCGGTGCCGTAGGATTAGGAAGTGCGCATCACCGGCAAGCAAGTGGCGGTTTTGCGACCAGTCTTGACAAGGCGTCGTGATGTAACGTGAGCAGTATCGTAATGACTGTTTCGATTTACGAAGGCTTTCGCGTAAGCTAATCATCTCACGTTTCTTTCTCTCTCCAAGCTGTTTGTAGAGATCGTGGTGACGTTGTTTTAGGCGGCAGGCTTGTTTGAGATTCTGGCCTGACATGTATCAGTAAGTCGGAGGGAAATCTCGTTTTCCAGGCTGGCCACATCACGAGTGCTCTCGCCGACCATGACGATCATCATCTTGCCGTGTTTTAGCAGCCCCACGTTGTAGGGTATGAATCCGACCCTGCGTTGGCCGTCGAAGAGAAGGTCGTCGCATGACCGCTGTAAGGCGGTGAATGACGATAAAGACGTGGGCATCGTCAATGATCGGAAGGTGTGCCAGCGAGAAATCTTATGATGATTTAATTGAGCGTTTAACCGATTGAAAAGATGAGCAGGGTAGGTGGCTCCATTGAAACGTGGATTCAGCTCGGCAAAAAAGAAGTTGCGTTCATTCGTCCCGGGCATGATGTATTCGCAGAAATCAAAACCTAGATAGCCCGTAGCGCCCTGATCTCGTAGCCACTCGCAACTACTCTTAGCTGTGGCAATCATAGGATGAATGAATTTCGCTTGGCTAGGATAGCTATTGCCACGGTGATGGATCCTCTCATCTAAAATTTGATCGCTGATCGATACGCAAAAGATTTGACGGTCTCGCGGGTCGATGAACATGCCAATGTTGGGCGATACGACAACATCATAATAGGGTTCGACCAGGTAGAAATCCGTGTGTCGCTGTCTGTCGATTGTACTTAGGCATTTGCGTAGTTCACCACGATCGCCGACAACGAATACCGAGGAGCCTGATGCGCCGAGGGCGCCACGAATGATTACGCCTCCTGTCACGCCGAAGTATTTGTGGGCAGCTCGCGCTAAAGGTAACATTCGAGTGTCTTCCGTCGCATCGCTGCGATTTACCATGACCGATTCACCCGGTGGTAATTCCAATCCGCAATCCTCTGCGTGTTGTCGGAATTGATGCTTGTCATACAGATTGATGTGACTTGGAAGCCGATTAATGAATCGCACGCGGCGACCGAAATTAGTGCTCAGGCTAGATATTAAGGGTGCGTCGAAATGACTAGCGGCAAAATGGTTCAGCCAGACTTCATCGCTTTCGGTTAGTTGGCTGGGGAATCGTCTGGCGGATGATAGCCAGCTCTCCAATCGCGCCGTCATGGGCACGCTAGCGGTTGTTGGTGTTGAATTTGGTAACGGCAAAACATTGCTCGGATCGGGGCCAATGCTTAGCTTGTTCAGGAATCGTAGGTAGTCTTGCGGTGCTTGGTGGTTCAGGAAGACTACGTCCTCGTGCCCTGCCAGGAGCAATGCTCGTTCGCTGTACTTATCAACACCTGGCACGTGGCTCGTCAACTGATCAAAACCAGGCATGGAAGCTATGCAATGCAGAAACAGCTGACATGGGAACTCAATCGGGAGCCCCTGTTGAGGAGCCACTGGGTCAGCGCTTCGATTCGGCGTGACCGATTGCATGATTTTGTCTCTCCGAGTGCGGACGCAGAGCGATAGACGCAGAGGATCCAACAAGCGTCTGTTGGGGTCAACCCCGATTCGAGGGATCTAACGGTGCGGGTTGTCGCCTTTCAGCAGCTGTCTGGAACGGGAGCAAATTGCTTTTTGTCGAGCCTTGTCGCCGCAAGCAGTCCGCGGTCAGTAAGGATAGGGTTCCAGAGCAAGGGCGATGCGGTTTGTGAAATGGGGATCCGTTCTGGATGAACATCAAAAAAGATCGCTTCGCCGTACACTCCCGCGTTGGCTGAATGCATGGCCGTTTTGGATGCGGTGGAACGCGATTCGAGACAAAGCAGCGACCCATTTCGCGGCAGTTTTTTTGAAGCCGGTTTGACTAGCCTGTTCTCGGATTGGTTCGGCTGTCGGAGCGGTCTATTTCAGCGCGGTCGAAATTGCTCTTTCCGTGGTTTTGTCGGTGCCAGCCTTCCTCGGGGCTGATTGTGAGGACCTGCAGCATCTGCAGTGGTTTCGTGCCTACTGTTTCGAAGCGGTAGGGGAAACCTTGCGGTGTCATGATGCCTTGGTGGGGACCAAATTCGCCAATCACACGGTCGTGTGTCGTTAAAAAACGTACGCGACCACTTAGTACAAACCAGAATCCATCGACGGTGTCATGGTGGTGGAGCTGCTCGGAGATGCCCTTGGGGATGGTATGGACTGATCCGCGCATTCTCGGATTGCGGCAAAGTTTCGCGATGTGCTTCTTTGATTGGATCGTTTCAGGAGCCGTGTACTCAAATGTTTGCGCAGCTTCCTTTTCCGCCTCCAGCTTCATGAAGTAGTGGTCAATCCGTTTCAGGAGTGGGCGGATCTTTCGGTAGGCAAGGCGTGCCAAATTGTGGAATGACATTACTTCTCTTTTTGTCGTACCTGTGTAGTCGTGAATCGATTGGGACGAATTTTGGTTTAAGTGACTGAGGTTGCTGAGCAGGTCAACGTGCGTTTTTATTTCTGACAAAAGGATGCTTGTCCCGTTCTTGCTCTGCTGGAGGGCAGCGATAAAGCCGATTGATCCATCTCGTTGCATGTGTACCGAGCAGGCATACCAGCCCCAGCCGGGTGATCCATTCGAACGGTTTCAAGGTCAG
This genomic stretch from Pirellulaceae bacterium harbors:
- a CDS encoding alpha-galactosidase, coding for MRNTPIFVLLFLSFPTDPPPLAAAHPVEQQEARCWIGAKFKGIPEKQRPQAYLIDRSLGAPMRKNSVTTRVYYVETGALPLKIANTTYSGGLHCASAGKIEVHLPAAAESFEAVFGVDSNRVTSFYSNAGRGRVLGSVQIGDREAFHSQVMSEGMPGVPIKADINGASQFTLQLEGRPEGIVQRVNFNQADWANARVTMVNGETVKLGELPIGPLRSAYSPEAPFSFVYGGRHSSKFLKHWDLQRVQKQLDANRQEHTLTYTDPKTGLQVRCVGVEYHDFPVVEWKLFLKNTSNQPTPLIEDIFPIDTTFERRNEGEFILHHASGATHSLVSIEGTDYAPRETRLNPNSEKRLSSKAGLPASHDLPFWNIEFPGGGVVMAVGWPGQWAATLQRDKARSLHISAGQEEVHFRLLPGEEVRSPMIALLFWNGDDWIRAQNLWRRWMIAHNLPKVDGIPHPPQHAAGASAQYIEVSTGTEQNQLEFLKRYQEEGIMPDYWWIDAGWYEFSDYWLDVGTWRPDPVRFPRGLRPISNYLHQNDSKMILWFTPEVVTPGTAIFRDHPEWLLRRGGIFWWTGHALFQGEINGHVDDSGLTMIENVAAFGIGPDNDTVVGRTSLADGNWHLVTATRAVDKQRNLSDLRIYIDGKLDGHATSTNTRKLNANDSWGVGRQYQTRGISGDIDDARVYDVALGREEIAALFRRTETVAPVSHFALDGTLEDSGSGTVAERIGKGGPVYVSGASGKNTDRALRFDNNYGVKIKNVASDNFTLSCWVRMDGPQPPPYAGQSFRLFDLGNPEAVKWLTDTIDHQIKQQGVDLYRHDGIAPLAYWRAKDTEERQGISEIRHVEGYLRYWDELRRRNPKMRTDLCSGGGSRNELESLRRSVPLWRSDYAYEPTAMQSLTYGMAHWIPYFGTGTNAVDTYTFRSQMAPAIVSVWDLRRTDINFDFHRSMLGEWRQVSQYYDGDFYPLTTYSNSNEVWMAWQFHKPENKKGVIQAFRRPKSNVVSMTFKLRGLEPDRQYLVSNPDMKDSQEMSGRELKEQGLPLRLNQPRQAATIFYEQLLEKSP
- a CDS encoding cupin domain-containing protein — encoded protein: MSFHNLARLAYRKIRPLLKRIDHYFMKLEAEKEAAQTFEYTAPETIQSKKHIAKLCRNPRMRGSVHTIPKGISEQLHHHDTVDGFWFVLSGRVRFLTTHDRVIGEFGPHQGIMTPQGFPYRFETVGTKPLQMLQVLTISPEEGWHRQNHGKSNFDRAEIDRSDSRTNPRTG